From the Flavimarina sp. Hel_I_48 genome, one window contains:
- a CDS encoding ABC transporter ATP-binding protein: protein MLLQLNHIYKWVKNGGRRIFLLNDINLNIEEGEFISIMGPSGSGKSTLLNAIGMLDDFQEGEYLFMDEPIHTMKEKQRAKLYKEYIGFVFQQYHLIDELTVYENIETPLLYKNVKSAERKAMVGDMLDRFNIVGKKDLFPAQLSGGQQQLVGVARALISKPKLILADEPTGNLNSKQSDEIMQLFKQLNEEDGVTIIQATHSEDNAAYGSRTIHLLDGSWIRDQQPSQ from the coding sequence ATGTTACTACAACTCAATCATATTTATAAATGGGTCAAAAATGGTGGCCGACGTATATTTTTATTAAACGATATAAACCTGAATATTGAAGAAGGGGAATTTATATCTATCATGGGACCTTCTGGATCAGGAAAATCCACGTTACTAAACGCCATTGGCATGCTTGACGATTTTCAGGAAGGGGAATATCTTTTTATGGATGAGCCTATCCACACGATGAAAGAGAAGCAAAGGGCAAAATTGTATAAAGAATACATAGGTTTTGTCTTTCAGCAATATCACCTTATTGATGAACTTACCGTTTATGAGAATATTGAAACCCCATTGTTGTACAAAAATGTAAAGTCCGCAGAGCGGAAAGCGATGGTAGGCGACATGCTGGATCGCTTCAATATTGTGGGCAAAAAAGATCTCTTCCCGGCGCAGCTGAGCGGCGGTCAGCAGCAACTTGTGGGCGTGGCACGGGCACTGATCTCAAAACCAAAACTTATTTTGGCAGACGAGCCTACCGGAAACCTTAATTCTAAACAAAGTGATGAGATCATGCAGCTCTTTAAGCAATTAAATGAGGAAGACGGGGTGACCATAATCCAGGCCACACATAGCGAGGATAACGCCGCCTATGGTTCAAGAACAATACATTTGCTAGATGGAAGCTGGATACGGGATCAACAACCATCCCAATAA
- a CDS encoding right-handed parallel beta-helix repeat-containing protein encodes MQRFFQNIFLRCSLIVFSVFLLFSCSSDAIENEFMEVETNSPPQEITGTRDPVKELPYPQISKKEYLIDVERWDIPSNRTDADKTTENLQKAIDWAVDEGYGIIKLPAGHFLVGRYGNDIYQAGIALRSNMAFMLDKDAIIEMVPNDKWNYCVLEVTAKERVVISGGTIIGDRDDHTYTPRPKDGYTSHDEGHLVCIQNESAYVTVENVKLTKANGDGILLVGQKGPGSSVKHINIKNNEFVQNRRQGISIVGGEDVLIQNNEIHHTSGTSPQFGIDIESRIYKSDDVRIVSNYFHDNRGGDIVNVDGTNVLIDGNILEQGDDSEYIDGPIVYRKNADMTVRGNEITMRTMSVNNWNGIIMYSNNSLKTNPATTYIYENTCNNCGFYMYKGADLEVRDNTLINGHLVFSKMENLIVENNKVEHKSKCWAYRFKRVTGSASGNTYNGQDFNIPLGDEPWDGCWVY; translated from the coding sequence ATGCAACGTTTTTTTCAAAACATATTCTTACGATGCTCTCTAATCGTTTTTAGTGTTTTCCTTTTATTTTCGTGTTCCAGCGATGCGATAGAAAACGAATTTATGGAAGTGGAAACGAATTCCCCACCGCAGGAAATTACCGGTACACGGGATCCCGTGAAGGAACTTCCTTATCCTCAAATTTCAAAAAAAGAATACCTTATCGATGTAGAGCGTTGGGATATTCCCAGCAACCGTACAGATGCAGATAAGACAACTGAAAACCTTCAGAAAGCTATTGACTGGGCGGTAGATGAGGGTTATGGTATCATTAAATTACCTGCGGGACACTTTCTTGTGGGTAGGTATGGGAACGATATTTATCAGGCGGGCATTGCCCTGCGCAGCAATATGGCATTTATGCTGGACAAGGATGCAATCATAGAAATGGTGCCAAACGATAAATGGAACTATTGCGTCTTGGAGGTTACCGCTAAGGAGCGCGTGGTCATTTCTGGAGGTACCATTATTGGCGATCGTGATGATCATACGTATACGCCGAGGCCTAAAGATGGCTATACTTCACATGATGAGGGTCATCTGGTTTGTATTCAGAATGAGAGCGCCTATGTTACCGTTGAAAATGTGAAATTGACAAAGGCAAATGGCGACGGTATTTTACTGGTAGGGCAGAAGGGGCCTGGTAGTTCCGTAAAGCATATTAATATCAAAAACAACGAGTTCGTACAGAACCGCCGTCAGGGCATTTCAATTGTGGGCGGAGAAGATGTGCTTATTCAAAATAATGAGATTCACCATACCTCTGGCACTTCCCCTCAGTTTGGTATTGATATAGAAAGCCGAATTTACAAAAGTGATGATGTGCGCATCGTATCCAATTATTTTCACGACAACCGCGGTGGGGATATTGTAAATGTTGACGGAACCAATGTCCTTATTGATGGAAACATTCTGGAACAGGGAGATGATAGCGAGTATATTGACGGACCAATAGTGTACCGAAAAAATGCGGATATGACCGTTCGTGGTAACGAGATAACCATGCGAACCATGTCTGTCAACAACTGGAATGGTATTATCATGTATTCCAATAATTCCCTTAAAACCAACCCAGCAACGACCTACATTTATGAAAACACATGTAATAATTGTGGTTTTTATATGTATAAAGGGGCAGATCTGGAAGTAAGGGACAACACATTGATCAACGGCCATCTCGTATTTTCAAAAATGGAAAACCTCATCGTTGAAAATAATAAAGTAGAACATAAAAGCAAATGCTGGGCGTACCGCTTTAAAAGGGTAACGGGTTCCGCAAGCGGAAATACCTATAATGGACAGGATTTTAACATTCCGTTAGGTGATGAACCCTGGGATGGTTGCTGGGTTTATTAA